The sequence TTCCGAACGCTCCCCACAGTAGTCCATCGAGCGCCAGGTCTAGGTCAGCGTCAGCCATGACGATCATCGGATTCTTTCCACCCAGTTCGAGTGAGAAGCGTTTGTGCATCCGCCCGCACGTCTCGGCGATCTTCGAGCCCGTGTTTGTCGAGCCCGTGAACGAGACGACATCAACTCCCGGGTGCGACACGAGCGCTTCTCCGACATTGCCGGCGCCTTGCACCAGATTAATGACACCGTCCGGGAGCCCCGCATCTATCATGACTTGTACCAGGAGTGCTCCGCTGTGCGGCGCCTCTTCGCTCGGCTTGAAGACAACCGTGTTGCCGCAGGCCAGAGCCGGAAACATCTTCCACGTGGGAACGGCGACGGGGAAGTTCCACGCAGTGATTATTCCGCAAACGCCGATGGGTCTTCGAATACTCATATTGAACTTCGCCGGAAGTTCGCTCGGTACGGTGTGTCCGAACAGGCGGCGTGTCTCGGAAGCTGCGTAGTAGGCCGTATCGATGGCCTCCTGAACGTCGCCTTTTGTTTCGAAGAACGGCTTGCCCATCTCTCTGGTCATCTCGAAGGCCAGCTTGTCCTTGCGCTCGGTCAGCAAATCACCGATACGTTTCAGGAAGTCACCACGCTTCGGCGCGGGAACGCGAGACCAGGACTTGAAGGCCTCCCGGGCCGACGTCGCGGCATTGTCGACGTCATCTGCGCTGGAATCCGGAAACTCGCCAATCACTTCCGTGGTGTCGGCTGGATTTGTGTCTGTGAATGTCTGGTCATTACTTGCACTGAGCCATTGGCCGGCAATGTAATTCTGTGTCAAATTGGCCATATTAGGAGTATGCGTTGCTGGTCGAGGGGCCGTGGGTGACGACATCCGGGGACGTTTTTCAAAATAGCCCGGGGCGGTACCGTTAACAACATGCCGTTCAGGTACGAGCGTTCCTCGACGCCCTGTCGCCGGATTCGGTGAGGAGAGTTTGACCCGGACCGCGTGGCGTAATACTAATATCAAAGCTGGAGGCAACGAAGATTCCCATGACGACCCACAAGCCTCTTGAGAGCTACCTGTCCGATCGTGTGCAGAGCGTCCCGCCTAGCGGAATCCGACGTTTCTTCGAGATCGCCGCAACTATGGAGGACGTGATTACGCTCGGTATTGGCGAGCCGGATTTCGTCTCA is a genomic window of Rhodothermales bacterium containing:
- a CDS encoding aldehyde dehydrogenase family protein, whose product is MANLTQNYIAGQWLSASNDQTFTDTNPADTTEVIGEFPDSSADDVDNAATSAREAFKSWSRVPAPKRGDFLKRIGDLLTERKDKLAFEMTREMGKPFFETKGDVQEAIDTAYYAASETRRLFGHTVPSELPAKFNMSIRRPIGVCGIITAWNFPVAVPTWKMFPALACGNTVVFKPSEEAPHSGALLVQVMIDAGLPDGVINLVQGAGNVGEALVSHPGVDVVSFTGSTNTGSKIAETCGRMHKRFSLELGGKNPMIVMADADLDLALDGLLWGAFGTTGQRCTATSRLIVHEDVHDRFVEMLVEGARNLRLGDGNKKDIDVGPLINRTALTKVLSYVEIGTKEGARVVTGGKRATGTGLENGYFFEPTIFVDVSRRMRVAREEIFGPVLSVIKVASYDEAVEVANDVQYGLSSSIYTKDVATAFRAMHDIEAGITYVNGPTIGAEAHMPFGGVKSTGNGHREGGWEVFDFYTETKTVYVDYSGKLQRAQIDHV